The genomic window TTCTCGCCCCGCGTGCAGCCCTGATTCGCCCCGTATGACGTGTTGAACTGCGCCGGCCACCGCTTGCCCTTCGGATACACGATCCAACTGTGACTCTCCGGCGGATCCCGCGTCAACAAATACCCGTCCGACGGACACAGGCCGCTGGCCACCGGATAGTCGTAGTGCAGCCACGCGACCAACAGCGGATAGTCGTAACTCGGACGCGACTCCAGGATCACCGGCGACGGCAATGCCGCCCGATTCGGAAAACACTGATGGTTCTCATCGCAATACAACACCCACGCCGTCCCGTGCATCCGCAAATTCGACTGGCACACCACCGCCCGACCCGACTCCCGAGCCGCACCCAATGCCGGCAACAACATCGCCACCAACACCGCCACAATCGCCACCACGACAAGAAGCTCAATCAGGGTGAACGATCTCCCATCTCGCAATCCGGCACCCCAAGCCGGCAGACGCATCTGCCGCTTCCGCAAATCCGAAATTCGAAATCCGAAATTCGAAATCATCCTTCGTTCGCCTTCCCCGTCGACTCCCGAACCACTAACTCACTCGGCGCCCACACATCCCCGCCTTCACCGCCTCCGTTCCGGCAAAGCCGGTCAAGCCGCCTCACGCACTCCCGTCCGATCTCCCGAAAATCAATCCGCACGCTCGTCACCGCCGGAAACGCACCCGCCCGGTACGCCGGCAGCAGGTCATTCACAGCCGCCAGGCTCACGTCGTCCGGAACCCTCAGACCCCGCTCCGAAAGCGCCGCCATCACCCCCGGAGCCAGCGCATCCGCCATCACGATCACCGCCGTGAACGCCGCCCCGCGCGACCACAGCCCCTCAACCGCCTCGCGACCGCGATAGTCGATCACCCCCGTGTGAACCACCAACTCCGGCGCCACCGCAATCCCCGCCGCGCCAAGCGCCTGACAATACCCCTCAAACCGCCGGCGCGACCACGTCCACTCCAGCGGCCCGCCGATGCACGCGATCCGACGATGTCCCAATCCAACCAGATGCTCCACCACCATCCGCCCGATCGCCACGTCATCCGGCACAACGGCTGGGATGCCGTCCTCGCCATCCTCCAGCGCGCTGACCATCGGCACGTGCGCCGAAGCCAATACCCGCCGCACCTCCCGGTCCCGCTCCTGCACCAGCACCGCCCCGTCCACCCGCGACCGATCCACCATCGCCGCCGGCAACCGACCAGCCGACACCGCCTCCGGATCGTACTGGCTGAAGATCACGTGCCGACCCCCCGCCGATGCCTCCTGCTCCATCCCCTCCAACACCTGCGTGTACACCGGGTAATCCCCCAGCGGACGATCCGGACCCAACCGCCCCACCAGGTAACAATACACCCCCGCCCGCGCCCGACTTGCCCCGCTGACGAACGTCCCGCGACCCACGT from Phycisphaerae bacterium includes these protein-coding regions:
- a CDS encoding prepilin-type N-terminal cleavage/methylation domain-containing protein, whose product is MISNFGFRISDLRKRQMRLPAWGAGLRDGRSFTLIELLVVVAIVAVLVAMLLPALGAARESGRAVVCQSNLRMHGTAWVLYCDENHQCFPNRAALPSPVILESRPSYDYPLLVAWLHYDYPVASGLCPSDGYLLTRDPPESHSWIVYPKGKRWPAQFNTSYGANQGCTRGENVLTWKISRVSQLTEPSRFCTLADSSHSTFSVWDRGPLDVALAGSPRWSAYMGYSLDFASEVRDYPEFTRHKRGSNLTFVDGHIQAVDAIDIALGYQGLFRPW
- a CDS encoding substrate-binding domain-containing protein — protein: MDLTATGRSSEALVADMRRRVRGLSAGDRLPTVRELMRDYRVGQTVIDKALTILRQEGLIESHVGRGTFVSGASRARAGVYCYLVGRLGPDRPLGDYPVYTQVLEGMEQEASAGGRHVIFSQYDPEAVSAGRLPAAMVDRSRVDGAVLVQERDREVRRVLASAHVPMVSALEDGEDGIPAVVPDDVAIGRMVVEHLVGLGHRRIACIGGPLEWTWSRRRFEGYCQALGAAGIAVAPELVVHTGVIDYRGREAVEGLWSRGAAFTAVIVMADALAPGVMAALSERGLRVPDDVSLAAVNDLLPAYRAGAFPAVTSVRIDFREIGRECVRRLDRLCRNGGGEGGDVWAPSELVVRESTGKANEG